ATGATTTTAAATAATTACAAATCAATAATATAAATTAAACATTCAACTAATTTATTTTTCATAATTTTAAAAAGCTATGAAAAAACTATTACAATACCTTCCCTTTTACTTTCTGATTTGTATAATTATTGGAATTATAATCCAATTTTACACCAATATTTGGCATTATCATTTTAGCTATTTAGCTCTTGTTTTATTGATATCAACAGGGATTTTATTTCTTCTGAAGAAAAAAGTAAAAGCTAAAATTTATTATACCATAATTACAAATTTACTATTTGTTTTTATCGGAATTTCTACCACGTTTATACACAATCCAAAGAATTATGATAATTATTATAAGCGTCATATTACTGATAATTCAAGTATCATAATAAAAATACATAAGGTTTTAAAAACAGGGAATTATAATCATAAATATATTGCTGATGTAATTCAAATTGACACTAAAAAAACAGTTGGAACAATTCTTTTAAATCTTAAAAAAGATAGTATTTCATCACCTTTAAAAGTGGATGATTTAATTTTCACCAAAACTGAATTTAAAAAATTAAAAACACCATTAAATCCGTATCAATTTGATTACAGTAATTATTTATCAAAAAAATATGTATATCAACAAGTTTTTATCAATTCTGATAATTATCAAAAATTAATAAAAAATAACGCTTCAATTTATGGTTTATCTGAAAAAATCAGAAATAAAATTCAAACTTCTTTAAAAGAATATGACTTTACTAAAGATGAATTATCTGTAATTAATGCGCTGTTATTAGGAGAGCGAAAAGATATTTCTAAAAGTCTTATCCAAAGTTATACAAATGCAGGAGCGATACATATTTTGGCTATTTCAGGCTTACATATTGGTATTATACTATTGATGTTAAGTTATTTATTCAAACCTATTGAACATTTCAAAAATGGACTATTAATAAAAAGTTTATTTCTGATTATTTTACTTTGGACGTTTGCTTTTATCGCAGGATTATCGGCTTCAGTAGTTAGAGCTGTTACCATGTTTACGTTTATTGCTATTGGAGACTCTTTCAAAAAAAGAAAATAGTTGAATATTCTTTAATTAGCTCGATGTTTTTTTTATTACTGATAAAGCCTTTATTTTTATTTGATGTTGGTTTTCAGTTGAGTTATATGGCTGTATTCGGAATTATTTGGATACAACCAGTACTTTATAAATTATGGACTCCAAAATTTTGGCTATTGAATAAATTTTGGAGTTTACTAACCGTTTCAATTGCCGCACAAGTAGGAATATTACCAATAAGTTTGTATTATTTTCATCAATTTCCTGGATTATTTTTTATCGCAAACCTTGTAATTATTCCTTTTTTGGGTAGTATTTTAATGGGCGGAATTCTAATAATATTTCTTGCGCTTTTAAAAATACCTTTACAATTTTTATTTGATTTCTACGGATTCATTATTTCATTAATGAATAAAATTGTTGATTGGGTTGCCAAACAAGAAGAGTTTTTATTACAAGAAATACCAATGTCTTTTTATCAAATGATACTTTGGTATCTTGTTGTTATTTTTACATATCAGCTAATTATCAATAAAAAAAATAAGCAACTTATTTTGTTACTTACATCGATAATTATATTACAAGTGACTTTCATTTTTGAAAAGAAAAAACAACAAACAACCCAAGAATTAATTGTTTTTCATAAAAGCAGAAAAAATATAATAGGAATAAGAAATGGAACTAATTTAGATATTTTACACAATTTAGATTCTTCTAAAATTATAACAGAAAGAACAATTAAAAGTTATCGAATACATTGAAAATATAAAAAGTAATTTCTCAAATAAAACACCTGATATTTTTACTTTTACTTCGGATACTATTTTAATTGTAGATAATTTGGGCGTTTATGATATATCGCTTCAAAATCCGATTGTTATTTTACAAAACTCGCCTAAAATTAATCTAGATAGATTAATTAAAAAACTAAATCCGAAGAAAATAATTACTGATGGAAGTAATTACAAAAACTATGTAAATTATTGGAAAACTACTTGTAAAAAACAAAAAACTCCATTTTATGATACTAAAAAAAACGGAGCATTTATCATTAAAAAATAAGTTGTAAAAAAGACTTAAATAGCACTTTTAAATTCCTTTTCAAAAGTTACCCATTCAGTAGTTTTATAAATATCTTTTGTGAAAAAATTAATTATTTTCTCAAAACGTTGTTCACCTAAATAACCAGGAACAGTTTGAATTAATCTTTCTTCTGGGTCAAAAAATGCCGTAGAAGGATAACTCATTTGTCCTTTCATAATTTGTGCTGCTAACTCATGATATTTCATTCTATTTTGCTTTACATATTTATAGGTTTTACCATTAAAACTGATATCATCTTTACCCTCACCGTTCATTTTTACAGCATAATAATTATCATTAATAAACTTAACAATAACATTATTTTTATAAGTTGTTTTATCCATTTTTTTACACCACCCACACCAATCGGTATATAAGTCTACTAAAATAGGTTTTGGATTCTCTTTATTTTTTTCTATTGCTTGCTCAAAAGTTAACCAATTAACTTTTTCTTGTGCTTTTACTCCAACCGAAATAATAGCTAAAACTACTACTAAAATTAATTTTCTCATATATGTTAAGTATCAATAAGTGTACCCAATTTACAAAAAAACCTGTCAATTATAAAAATTGACAGGTTTTTTAAATTTTTTAAATTTTTTATGCTATCTAATTCCGTGCATTAATTTTTTAATTAACGGATTTAAAAATAATAATAACACTCCTACTCCTGCTGGAATAATTGTGAATATTAAGAAGAAATAAGACATTGAATGTTGTTGTACAATTACATCAATATATCCACCTACAAATGCTGCTAAATAATTTCCTGCTGCAATAGCTAAATACCATAAACCGAACATCATTCCAATTTTTTTGGCTGGCACTAATTTAGATACATAAGACAAACCTACTGGAGATAAACATAATTCCCCCATAGTATGTAATAAATACGCTAATACTAACCAAAGTAAACTAACTGAAGCTGTTTTTGCTCCTTGTGGTATACCACTTGATCCGTAAGCTAAAGCTCCAAAACCGATACCTAATAAAATCATTCCTACTGCAAATTTAATAGCTGCTGAAGGATTGAATTTACTTTCCCACCATTTAGAAAATAAAGGTGCTAAACCAATAATAAAAAGTGAGTTTAAAATTAAAAACCATGATGGCTCAATTTCTGCATTTTCTTTTGGAATAATAATACTAAGTTTCCAAAGTGCAATTGCCCAAATACTTAAAAAACTAATACCTAAAGTAATGTTTGATAATGTTATCTTTTTAAAAGTTTGTCCGAATAATTTTAATAATACCCAAGAAATTATTCCTAAAGGAAGAACAGTAACTAATACATCTACAATTTTAAATATTGATGCCGAATTTCCTACTAATTTTAATTGCGTATAATTTTTTGCAAAAATGGTCATAGATCCACTTGCTTGTTCAAAAGCAGCCCAAAAGAAAACTGTTAAAAATGCTAAAATAGCAACAACAATATAACGATCTCTTTGCACATTTGCTGGTATTTTTTCTTCTACTGCTTGAGAGTTTTCAATAGCATCAGATAAATCTACTTTTGAAGTAGGTTCTTTACCAACCTCGCCAAAAATACTTCTACCAAACCAAAATTGTAACATTCCTAAGAACATAAAAACACCTGCTAATCCAAATCCCCAAGAGAAACTTAAATTACTTGCTAAGAATCCACATAAAAGAACTCCTAAAAATCCTCCTGCATTTACTCCCATATAAAAGATCGTAAAAGCTCCATCTTTTCTATCAGGATACTCATTATATAAACCACTTACAATAGAAGTTACATTTGGTTTAAATAAACCATTACCAAGTATTAATAAACCAATACCTAGATATAACATCGTTTCTGTTTCAACAGCCATTGCAGCATGTCCTAAAGTCATTGCGAGTGCTCCAATTGCTACCGCTTTTTGATACCCTAATAATTTATCAGCTAAAAAACCTCCAATAATTGGTGTTAAATATACCGAACTCGTATAAATACCTAATAAACCAATTGCTCTGTTTGTTGTCCATTCCCAACCACCATCAGCAAATGATGAAGTTAAAAATAATACAAAAATGGCGCGCATACCATAGTATGAAAAACGCTCCCACATTTCTGTAAAAAATAATACAAATAATGCAGGCTTATGACCTAGTAGTGTAAAGTCATTCTCTTTAGTTAGTGTACTCATAAAAATGTTTGTTTTATTGATTTTTGAAAAAAAAGCTCTAAATCATATAATATGATTTAGAGCTTTTTAAGAATATATTTTGTTAATCTGCTAACTCGAAACCTTCAGCTTCTTCATTTGAAGTTCCTTGCGTATCTTCAGCACCATGTGTTAATCTTTTCAATGGTTTTAGTAAAGCGATTACTAGTAATCCAAAAACAACTGTAAATATTACAATTCCTGTAAAAATAGTATACTCTCCTAAATGCTCTGAGTTTTCTCCTAAAATACCTGCAACTTTACCTCCAAGCCCCGTAGCAGCAAAATATAATCCCATCATAAGAGATGCATATTTAACAGGAGCTAATTTAGTTACGAATGATAATGATACTGGTGAAGAACATAATTCTCCAATGGTATGAAATAAATAGGCTAATACTAACCATTGCATTCCTGAACTTCCATTAGCTTCGTATTCTCTTACGGCTAATATCATGAAAACAAAACCTAACCCCATAATAATAGTTCCTGTCGCCATTTTAAATAAAGAAGAAGCTTCTTTATTTTTTATTTTTCGCTTCGCCCAAATATTTGCAATCCAAACTGCAAGTAATATAATAAATCCTGCATTTAATCCTTGAAACATTGGTGTAGGAATTAAATATCCGAATAACATTCTATCGGTTTTTGTTTCTGTATAAACACTCATTAATCCTCCTGCTTGTTCAAAAGCTCCCCAGAAAACAATAACTAATAGAAAAGAAAGAAGTAATACTAAAAAACGATCTTTTAATATTTTAGTTTCTAAACTTTTATAAATCATCATCATTAAACCAACAACAAAAGACAAGAAAATAAATAATGTACCATACCCCCAATGATCAACACCTTTAAAAGTAAAACCAGCGTATATTGATAGTGCTAATAATACTACAAAAATAGTTAACTGTACTGGGTTTTTAAAAATGTTCGAAAATATTTTAACTAAAGAAACATCGTTCTTTTTTTCTTCAACTGTAGGTTTATTACCAACATGAATAATATATTTTTGCCCATAAACATATACCGCTAAACCTAATAACATTGCAATTCCTGCTAAACCAAAACCTGCATGCCACCCCCATTTAGCCACTACAACACCAATAATAGATGTGGCTAATAATGACCCTAAATTTATTCCTATATAAAAAATACTAAACCCTTTATCTCTTCGGATATCTCCTTTTTTATAAAGTCCCCCAACCATTGTTGAAATATTTGGTTTTAAACAACCTACTCCTAAAATAATTAAACCTAAACCAGCAAAAAATGCCCATTCTGCTTCTACCGCCAAAATTCCATGCCCTAGAACTAAAATAATAGCACCGAGCATAACGGTTTTTCGTTGTCCTAAAACTTTATCAGCCAAAATTCCTCCAGGAATAGAAATAACATACACTAACATTACATACCAACCGTATAATTGATACGCCTCTAAATTTGTCCATCCCAAACCAGGACCATCTTTATGTGATGCTTCAGCAATCATATAAATAACCAATAAAGCACGCATTCCATAGTAAGAAAAACGCTCCCACATTTCTGTGAAAAACAATACATATAATCCTATTGGATGCCCAAATAATTCTTTTTCGTGTGGCTTTTTTACTTCATTCATTTTTTATAAATTGTTTTTAATAAAATTTGTCATTTTAGTATATAAATGCAAACGAGTATTACCACCGTAAATTCCGTGATCTTTATCTGGATACATTCCCCATTCAAATTGCTTATTAGCTTGAATTAAAGCTTCCGCCATTCTGTACGCATTTTGAACGTGTACATTATCATCACCTGTTCCGTGAATTAATAAATACTTTCCTTTTAATAATTCTGGATAATTTAAAGGAGAATTACTATCATAACCAGTTGGATTTTCTTCAGGAGTACGCATATAACGTTCTGTATAAATAGTATCGTAAAAACGCCAAGTAGTAACTGGTGCTACTGCTATTGCTGTTGCAAAAATATCGTTTCCTTTTAAAATACAGTTTGTACTCATGTGTCCACCAAAAGACCATCCCCAAATACCTACTCTTTTTTCATCAACATAAGGTAATGTTGCTAATTTTTTAGCTACTGCTATTTGATCTTCTGTTTCATATTTTACTAAATTCAAATATGTTACTTTTTTAAAATCTCTACCTTTAAAACCTGTTCCTCTACCATCAACACAAACAACTATATAACCGTTTTGTGCTAACATTTGATGCCAATAATCATTTGCATTATTCCAGCTATTTTTTACACTTTGAGACCCTGGACCAGAATATTGATACATCAATACAGGATATTTTTTATTTGCATCAAAATTAGCAGGTTTAATCGTGTACATATTTAAGTCGTTTCCGTTTACATTAATAGTAGAAAATTCTTTTTTACTTAAATTATATCCAGCTACAACTTGTTTTAAAGCCGCATTATCTTTTATTGTTTTTAATACTTTTCCTGCATCATTTCTTAAAGAATATATATTCGGAGTATTGGCATCAGAAAATGTATTAATAAAGTAATTCATGTTTTTACTAAATGCACCTCTATTAGTTCCTAAAGGATTACTTAATAATTTTTTATTTTCTCCAGTTAAAGAAACACTATAAACACCTCTATTTATCGAACCATTTTCTACAGATTGATAATAAATTGTTTTTTTATCAGAATTAAAACCATAGTAATTTGTTACCTCCCAATTACCTTTTGTTACTTGGTTTATTAATTTTCCTTTTTTATTATAGTGATATATATGATTATATCCATCTTTTTCGCTTGACCAAATGAAGCTATTATCATCTAAAAAAGTTAAATCATCATTAACGGCAACAAATGCCTTATCTTTTTCATTCAATATTAATGAAGTTTCGTATGTTTTAGCATTAACAAAATACATTTTCAAATCATTCTGATGACGATTTAAAGTACGTACGGCTAAAACATTATCATCTTTAGTCCAATTAATTCTTGGAATATATTCGTAATCTCCAAAAATCATTTTTGAAGTTCCATTCGTTGATAAATTATAAATATGTAAGCTAACTTTAGCGTTATCTTCTCCTGCTTTAGGATATTTAAAAACATGTTGTGTTGGGTAAATTCCTTTTCCGTAAATATCCATAGAAAAAGTTTTTACAGCACTTTCATCAAAACGTAAAAAAGCAAGATTGTTACCATTTGCACTCCATTCAAAAGCTTTTACAAAAGCAAATTCCTCTTCGTAAACCCAATCGGTAATACCGTTTATAATTTTATTTTTTTCACCATCATTTGTTACCTGAATAATTGTATTGTCAGAAAAATCTCTAATAAATAAGTTATTCTCTTTTGCAAATGCTACTCTTTTACTATCTGGTGAAAAAGTAGGACGTTGAATGTCTTCTCCAATTAACTTCAATGATTTTGAAGCAATATCATACATATAAAATGTACCTAAAAAAGAATGACGAAATATTTTCTTAAAATTAGTTCCTAAAATTAACTTCGTTTCATCATTATTAAAAGTGTACGATTTAAATATTTTTAATCCGTTTAAATCTGCACCGTTTACAATGGTTTCAACCTTTTCTAAAGTCTTGTAACTGTACTTATTTACTGTTGAAGTTCCATTTTTAGTACTTAACAACGAGTAATAATCACCATTCATTGAGTTCAATGAATTCATATAATCGGCTCTAAATGTGCCATTTCTCCATATATCTTCTAAAGAAATATCTTTTTTTTGTGCTTGTAATAACGTAGATATCCCTAGAAAAAGTATTAATATTTTCTTCATGTTAAATTGTTGTTTATCTGAAAAGTTTGCCAAGTTTACGGAAAAATCAGCAAAAAACGTGTCAAAAAAATCATAAATACTAAATAAGACACCTATTTTAACAGGATTCATTTATCTTTGAAGCACCTAAAATTAATTGAGAATGCCTAAAATTATTGCTGGATTTTCTAAACTTACTAAAGAAGAAAAAATAGCTTGGTTAACTAAAGCTTACTTTAATAATCAACCTGAAATTATACAAACATTAAAACAATATTGGAATGTTGATAGCAAACTACAACAATTACATGATGATTTTATAGAAAATACCATTTCTAACTTTTATATGCCTTACGGAATTGCTCCTAATTTTATCATCAATGGACGTGATTATGTAATCCCAATGGTGGTTGAAGAAAGTTCTGTTGTTGCTGCCGCTTCGTTAGTAGCAAAATATTGGAGTACTCGTGGTGGTTTTAAAACTGAAGTTGTTTCTACCACCAAAATTGGACAAGTACATTTTATGTATGAAGGTAATAAAGAAGATTTAAACACCTATTTTAAGAATCAAAAAGAAAATTTATATACCGCAACAGCTTCCATAACCAAAAACATGGAAAAACGTGGCGGCGGTATTTTAGATATTCAATTGATTGATAAAACAGATAAACTTGCTAATTATTACCAACTTCATGTAACTTTTGAAACAAAAGATAGCATGGGTGCAAATTTTATCAATTCTTGTTTAGAAGCTATTGCAAAAACTTTTAGAAAAGATGATATAGAGATTGTAATGAGTATTTTATCGAATTACGTTCCTGAGTGTTTGGTACGTGCTGAAGTTTCTTGTAAAATTGAAGATTTAGGCGGAGAAAATCCTCAGAAATTTGCTCAAAAATTTGAACAAGCTGTTAAAATTGCTGAAATAGAACCTTACAGAGCCGTTACTCATAATAAAGGAATTATGAATGGTATTGATTCGGTAGTTTTAGCTACAGGAAACGATTTTAGAGCTATTGAAGCTGGTGCACATGCCTATGCTTCAAAAGATGGACAATATCGTAGTTTAACACATTGCGAAACAAAAAACGGAATCTTTAAATTTTGGATTGAAATTCCGCTTACTCTTGGTACTGTTGGTGGTTTAACAGGCTTACATCCAATGGCAAAATTATCGTTAGATATGATGCAAAAACCGTCAGCAAAACAATTAATGGAAATTATTGCAACTGCTGGATTAGCTCAAAATTTTGCCGCTTTACGTGCTTTAACAACCAAAGGAATACAACACGGACACATGAAAATGCACTTGCAAAATATTTTAAATCAGTTAGAAGCAACATCCGAAGAAAAAGAAATTGTTACCACTTATTTTGATAACAAAACTGTTTCTCATAGTGCCGTAGTTGATAAAGTTAACGAATTAAGAAAATAAAATTTTGGATACATTTTACAGCAACGGAAAATTATTATTAACAGGTGAATATCTTGTTTTAGACGGAGCAACATCGTTAGCTGTTCCTACCAAATTTGGGCAAGATTTAACAGTTGAACCCATAAAAGAAGAACAACTTATTTGGGGAAGTTTTACCAATACTGGCGAGTGTTGGTTTGAAGCTAGTTTTGATTTGCCAAAGTTACGCCTAACTTCTGCTACTTTTAATTCTGATAAAGAAGGAAATGCGGAATTTATCGCCGAAACTTTATCGGATATTTTACAGGAAGCTAAAAAATTAAATCCTGATTTTCTAAGCGATAAAAATGCCAATGAAAATGGTTATGTTATAAAAACAAACTTAACTTTTCCTAAAAATTGGGGATTAGGAAGTTCATCAACTTTAATAAATAATATAGCAACTTGGGCAAAAGTAAATCCGTTTATTTTGTTGCAAAATGCCTTTTCAGGAAGTGGTTACGATATTGCTTGTGCAAGTAATAACACACCGATTTTATATCAACTAAATGAAAAAAAACCGATTGTATCAAAAGTAAAATTTAATCCAAATTTTACAGATGAATTATTTTTTATCTATTTAAATCAAAAACAAAATAGCCGAGAAGGAATTACGCAATACAAGGAACACAGAGAAAATGCTAAAAAATTAATTCCTGAAATAAATAACTTAACACAACAATTTTTAAAGGCAGATTCTACTAAAAACATCAATGAAATAATAGTTGAGCACGAACAAATAATCAGTTCAATTATTAAACAAACACCTGTAAAAAAACGACTTTTTCCAGATTATTTTGGAGAAATAAAAAGCTTAGGTGCTTGGGGTGGCGATTTTGTTTTAGCTACAGGAAATGAAAATACAATAAATTATTTTGAAGAAAAAGGATATAACACAATTGTATCTTATCAAAAAATGGTTTTATAAAAGTTTTCAGAAAAATATCAAAATTATTCAAACGGATAAAAATAAATAATGAAAAAAGTAATTATTATAGGTGGTGGTGCTGCAGGACATTTTACAGCAATTAATGCAAAAGAACAAAATTCTGAATTAGATATTACCATTCTTGAAAAAGGAAAAGAAGTTTTACAAAAAGTAAAAATTTCTGGTGGCGGACGCTGTAATGTTACACACGCTTGTTTTGAACCGAAAGAATTAGTGAAATTTTATCCAAGAGGAGAAAAAGAACTTTTAGGTCCTTTTCATCAATTTATGACAGGAGATACTTTTGAGTGGTTTGATGACAGAGGTGTTCCTTTAAAAATTGAAGATGATAATAGAGTTTTCCCTGAAGAAAATACATCGCAAGCAATTATTGATTGTTTTCAAAATTCTATTGATAAATTAGGAATTAAAGTGTTGAAAAATCATGGTGTAAATTCTATTGAAAAAAATAATGAACAATGGATTATCAATACAAAAGAACAACAATTTGAAGCAGATTATTTAGTAATTGCCGCAGGTAGTTCTAAAAAAGTTTGGGATTTATGTAAAACTTTAGAACATACTGTTGTTGAACCTGTTCCTTCATTATTTACTTTTAATATCAAAGATAAAAGAATTATAGATTTAGGCGGAATATCTGTTCCTAATGCTGATGTAAAATTAGTAGGAACAAATTTAGAAAATTCAGGACCTTTATTAATTACACATTGGGGATTAAGTGGACCTGCAATTTTAAAATTATCAGCTTTTGGAGCACGTATTTTAGCTGATAAAAATTATCAATATAATGTTTTAGTAAATTGGTTAGGGCAAGATTTTGATGATACTTTAGACGAATTAACAAGTCTTAAAAGTTCAGAAGCTAGAAAACAAGTGAATTTAAAATCACCTTTTGCTGATATTCCACGTCGTTTATGGGAGCGTTTTGTAAGTGCTGCCGAAATAAAAACTACTCAAAATTGGGGTGATTTAAGCAATAAACAATTGCATAATTTAGCGACACAATTAACCAAAGGATTATTTAACGCAAACGGACGAACAACTTTTAAGGATGAATTTGTAACTGCTGGTGGTGTCGCTTTGAAAGAAATTAACTTTAAACGTTTTGAAAGTAAATTACATAAAAACTTATTTATGGTTGGTGAAGTTTTAAATATTGATGCTGTTACTGGCGGATTTAATTTTCAAAATGCATGGACTGGTGCCTTTATTTGTGCAAAAAGTATTGCTGAATAATTAAAAATATAAACAATAAAAAAGCCTCTTTCAAATAATTGAAAGAGGCTTTTTTTATGTAATTAACAATAATTGTTAATCTAATATTTTAAGCAGTAGCTGTTGCTTTTTTCGATTTTCTGTAAGTAAAAGAATTGAAAATATTTCTTTTCCCGAAGTTATTTATCGATTTTGCATTTACAAATTTGATATAAAGTTTTCTACTTACTCCAAAGTATTCGTATGTATTACCATCAGTAAAAGTAACTTCTAATAACATACTTTTATGTTGATAATCAGCAACTCTAGATTCTGTAATAGTAGCTTTATATGCATCAGCATTAGCTTCTTTAGTTTCAGGAGCAATACTTACTAAAAAGTGATAACCATCAATAATTTTAGTACTTACTTCTTCTGCTTCTAATTTCTTCTCTTCGTCTAGAAATTTATCAGGATGCCACTCTTTTACCAATCCACGGTAAGTGGTTTTTAATTCTTTTAAAACTATAGGGCCTTCTACACTAAAAAGCTTCTTATATTCTTTTATACGTTTCATCTGTATGAAATAATTTAGCCCGCGAAATTACTCAAATTATCTGAATATGAGACACAAAGCTGTTTAAATTTTAAATATTTTATTTTATTTATCAAACATTTTATCTAAATACTTCAAAAACAATTATTAATTAATAACTCATAACAGTACCGTAATACAATAATTGAAATGTTTTTACATCTAAAAGCAAACAATTTAGTGCCATCATAATTCCGTAATTAGAAGTATCTGAAAAATGATATTGAAAATAATCTAATTGATTTTCATCAAAACCATAAAAAACAGCATCTGTTTTAAAATGACCTTTATAAAAATTTTCTAATTGTGATAATTTATGAATATTAGCTTTTACTGCAAGTTCATATAAATTATCTATTTTTAATTTTAGTTTTTTTCCTTTAAAGCTTAAAGTGTGATTATCTGTAAAGAGTTCTTTTTGATAAACACCATCTTTTAACATATCATATAAAATCTGCTCGGTATTAATTTCTTTTTGCAGTGTTTCTATATATTTTGATAAATCATTAGACAGCCAATTAATTCCTGCAATTTTCATTTTTGTATTTTGAAACATCAATGGTTTTTCTTCTGATTGTTTCTCAAAAAAAGCAGTTCGACCTATAATAAGTTCGTTATTTATTCGAATAGCATTTGTTATTGATTTATGAGCTGAATAAGTAGTTAACTTATGCTGTGTAAATCCATTAAAAGCTAAAAAAAGCATGTAAATCAATAAAAAACGAACCTTCATAAATCTAATTTTACTGAAAGATAGTAAATTTTGGTTAGCTTTTATTAGAAGTAAAAACTAACCAAAACAACAAATATTATTCCTCTTCGTAACAATTAAAGATAATTGTATATCCGTATGTTACAGCTTCTTCATATAATTCTTTTTGATCTTCATCAACATCATTTATAGAATCAAGAGTAAAATATTCTTCTTCTATTTCTGTTAATTTCCACCCCTCTTCTTTTATATACATTTTGGCAAGTTCAAGAGCACCTGAAATATCTTTATAATCGATATACAAACTTACATAAGCTCCGATAACTTCATCATAATGTTCTGATGATTTTTTTGGTTTTGCTAAAGCATTTATTAAAAACATATTTTTATTTTTTAAGTTAAATTAAGCTAGTTCTCCTCTGTGAGGCTTTAAAGCATCTCTAAAAATTTTCATAATACTTTCATCAACAGTAATAAAAGCGATGGTGTGCATTGGATTAAGTTCTTCATGATTTACTTCATCATAAGCTAAACTATCTATTTGTGCAAATTCTTTTAAATGAATACAATGATGCTTAGCTGTTGCTACCCCATCTGGACCTTTAAAATCCCATATTAGTTTTATTTTTTTGCCCATATATTTGTTCCTTTTTACAAAACAAAAGTACTTATTTATGTAATATAAATAAACCATCAAACACTAAACTTAAATTTTTTAAGAAAAAGATAATTACTGTAAAAAAGGGTATTATTATTTACATCATAAACAAATAATAATAAAATGTTAAAATTTCTATAAAAAAACAAAATACAATACAAAATTACCACATAACTATACTATATTAACATAAATTAGGAATCTGAATCATTAATTAAGTTATTTGAGTAAATAATTAAATTTTTCGAATATGAGAGTAACACTATTATGGCTACTTTTTCTTGTAACGCAATTTACATTTGCTCAAGAAAAAACAATATCTGGGATTG
The Tenacibaculum pacificus DNA segment above includes these coding regions:
- a CDS encoding GYDIA family GHMP kinase, which codes for MDTFYSNGKLLLTGEYLVLDGATSLAVPTKFGQDLTVEPIKEEQLIWGSFTNTGECWFEASFDLPKLRLTSATFNSDKEGNAEFIAETLSDILQEAKKLNPDFLSDKNANENGYVIKTNLTFPKNWGLGSSSTLINNIATWAKVNPFILLQNAFSGSGYDIACASNNTPILYQLNEKKPIVSKVKFNPNFTDELFFIYLNQKQNSREGITQYKEHRENAKKLIPEINNLTQQFLKADSTKNINEIIVEHEQIISSIIKQTPVKKRLFPDYFGEIKSLGAWGGDFVLATGNENTINYFEEKGYNTIVSYQKMVL
- a CDS encoding BaiN/RdsA family NAD(P)/FAD-dependent oxidoreductase; protein product: MKKVIIIGGGAAGHFTAINAKEQNSELDITILEKGKEVLQKVKISGGGRCNVTHACFEPKELVKFYPRGEKELLGPFHQFMTGDTFEWFDDRGVPLKIEDDNRVFPEENTSQAIIDCFQNSIDKLGIKVLKNHGVNSIEKNNEQWIINTKEQQFEADYLVIAAGSSKKVWDLCKTLEHTVVEPVPSLFTFNIKDKRIIDLGGISVPNADVKLVGTNLENSGPLLITHWGLSGPAILKLSAFGARILADKNYQYNVLVNWLGQDFDDTLDELTSLKSSEARKQVNLKSPFADIPRRLWERFVSAAEIKTTQNWGDLSNKQLHNLATQLTKGLFNANGRTTFKDEFVTAGGVALKEINFKRFESKLHKNLFMVGEVLNIDAVTGGFNFQNAWTGAFICAKSIAE
- a CDS encoding KTSC domain-containing protein; translated protein: MKRIKEYKKLFSVEGPIVLKELKTTYRGLVKEWHPDKFLDEEKKLEAEEVSTKIIDGYHFLVSIAPETKEANADAYKATITESRVADYQHKSMLLEVTFTDGNTYEYFGVSRKLYIKFVNAKSINNFGKRNIFNSFTYRKSKKATATA
- a CDS encoding hydroxymethylglutaryl-CoA reductase, degradative yields the protein MPKIIAGFSKLTKEEKIAWLTKAYFNNQPEIIQTLKQYWNVDSKLQQLHDDFIENTISNFYMPYGIAPNFIINGRDYVIPMVVEESSVVAAASLVAKYWSTRGGFKTEVVSTTKIGQVHFMYEGNKEDLNTYFKNQKENLYTATASITKNMEKRGGGILDIQLIDKTDKLANYYQLHVTFETKDSMGANFINSCLEAIAKTFRKDDIEIVMSILSNYVPECLVRAEVSCKIEDLGGENPQKFAQKFEQAVKIAEIEPYRAVTHNKGIMNGIDSVVLATGNDFRAIEAGAHAYASKDGQYRSLTHCETKNGIFKFWIEIPLTLGTVGGLTGLHPMAKLSLDMMQKPSAKQLMEIIATAGLAQNFAALRALTTKGIQHGHMKMHLQNILNQLEATSEEKEIVTTYFDNKTVSHSAVVDKVNELRK